One window of Klebsiella quasivariicola genomic DNA carries:
- the phoH gene encoding phosphate starvation-inducible protein PhoH → MGRQKAVIKARREAKRVLRRDSRSHKQREEESVTSLVQMSGVEAIGMARDSRDTSPIEARNEAQAHYLNAIDNKQLIFATGEAGCGKTWISAAKAAEALIHKDVDRIIVTRPVLQADEDLGFLPGDIAEKFAPYFRPVYDVLVKRLGASFMQYCLRPEIGKVEIAPFAYMRGRTFENAVVILDEAQNVTAAQMKMFLTRLGENVTVIVNGDITQCDLPSGVRSGLSDALARFEEDEMIGIVRFTTDDCVRSALCQRTLKAYY, encoded by the coding sequence ATGGGAAGACAAAAAGCAGTGATCAAAGCTCGTCGTGAAGCAAAACGTGTGCTGAGACGGGATTCACGCAGCCATAAGCAGCGTGAAGAAGAATCGGTCACATCGCTTGTGCAAATGAGTGGCGTAGAAGCAATTGGCATGGCGCGGGACAGCCGTGATACTTCCCCAATTGAGGCGCGCAATGAGGCTCAGGCGCATTATCTGAATGCCATCGACAATAAACAGCTGATTTTCGCCACCGGCGAAGCCGGATGCGGCAAGACCTGGATCAGTGCGGCGAAGGCAGCTGAAGCTCTGATCCATAAGGATGTGGACAGAATTATTGTTACCCGTCCCGTTCTGCAGGCCGACGAAGATCTCGGCTTCTTACCGGGAGATATCGCCGAGAAGTTCGCTCCCTATTTCCGACCGGTTTACGACGTGCTGGTGAAAAGGCTGGGGGCTTCCTTTATGCAGTACTGCCTGCGTCCGGAAATCGGCAAGGTGGAAATCGCGCCGTTCGCCTATATGCGCGGACGTACCTTTGAAAATGCGGTGGTGATCCTGGACGAGGCCCAGAACGTGACCGCAGCGCAAATGAAGATGTTTTTAACCCGCCTCGGGGAGAACGTGACGGTTATCGTCAATGGCGATATCACCCAGTGCGACTTGCCCTCTGGCGTGAGATCTGGCCTGAGCGATGCGCTGGCGCGTTTTGAGGAAGACGAGATGATCGGCATCGTGCGTTTCACCACCGATGACTGCGTGCGCTCGGCCCTCTGCCAGCGGACGCTGAAAGCCTATTATTGA
- the efeB gene encoding iron uptake transporter deferrochelatase/peroxidase subunit produces the protein MAQQKPHDVNEPSRRRLLKGIGALGGALAITGGCPVAHAAKAESSPGTLTPDARQEKQPFYGRHQAGILTPQQASMMLVAFDVLAADKADLERLFRLLTQRIAFLTQGGPAPDTPNPRLPPMDSGILGPWIAPDNLTMTVSVGHSLFDERFGLADKAPKKLQPMTRFPNDSLDAALCHGDLLLQICANTQDTVIHALRDVIKHTPDLLSVRWKREGFISDSAARSKGKETPINLLGFKDGTANPASDDSALMDNVVWVTADQDEPAWTVGGSYQAARIIQFHVEFWDRTPLKEQQTIFGRDKHSGAPLGMKNEHDTPDYSKDPNGEVIALDSHIRLANPRTPETQSSLMMRRGYSYSLGVTNAGQLDMGLLFVCYQHDLEKGFLTVQKRLNGEALEEYVKPIGGGYFFVLPGVVDEKHYLGQSLLQA, from the coding sequence ATGGCACAGCAGAAACCCCACGACGTGAACGAGCCGTCACGTCGTCGCTTACTGAAAGGGATCGGCGCGCTTGGCGGCGCGCTGGCCATCACCGGCGGCTGCCCGGTAGCGCATGCGGCAAAAGCGGAAAGTTCTCCGGGGACGCTCACACCCGACGCGCGCCAGGAAAAGCAGCCATTCTATGGCCGGCATCAGGCGGGCATTCTGACGCCGCAGCAGGCTTCGATGATGCTGGTGGCCTTCGATGTGCTGGCGGCCGATAAAGCCGACCTCGAGCGTCTGTTTCGACTGCTGACCCAGCGTATCGCCTTTTTAACCCAGGGCGGCCCGGCGCCGGACACACCCAATCCGCGGCTGCCGCCGATGGATTCCGGCATCCTGGGGCCGTGGATTGCCCCGGATAACCTGACCATGACCGTCTCGGTCGGCCATTCGCTGTTTGATGAGCGTTTTGGCCTGGCGGATAAAGCGCCGAAAAAGCTGCAGCCGATGACCCGCTTCCCCAACGATTCGCTGGATGCCGCCCTGTGCCATGGCGACCTGCTGCTGCAGATCTGCGCCAATACCCAGGATACGGTGATCCATGCCCTGCGTGATGTCATCAAACATACGCCGGATCTGCTGAGCGTGCGCTGGAAGCGGGAAGGGTTTATCTCCGACAGCGCGGCGCGCAGTAAAGGCAAAGAGACTCCCATCAATCTGCTGGGTTTTAAAGATGGTACTGCTAACCCGGCGAGCGACGACAGCGCGCTGATGGATAACGTCGTGTGGGTGACAGCCGATCAGGACGAGCCGGCCTGGACCGTGGGCGGCAGCTATCAGGCGGCGCGCATCATCCAGTTTCACGTCGAGTTCTGGGACCGGACGCCGCTCAAAGAGCAGCAGACCATCTTTGGCCGCGACAAACACAGCGGTGCGCCGCTGGGGATGAAAAACGAACACGATACCCCCGATTACAGTAAAGATCCTAACGGCGAAGTCATTGCGCTGGATAGCCATATTCGTCTGGCCAATCCCCGCACGCCGGAAACCCAGTCCAGCCTGATGATGCGCCGCGGCTACAGCTATTCGCTGGGAGTCACTAATGCCGGACAACTGGATATGGGGCTGTTATTCGTTTGCTATCAGCACGATCTGGAAAAGGGGTTTCTGACGGTGCAGAAACGGCTTAACGGCGAGGCGCTGGAGGAGTACGTCAAACCCATCGGCGGGGGCTACTTCTTTGTTTTACCCGGCGTAGTGGATGAAAAACACTATTTGGGACAGTCGCTACTGCAGGCCTGA
- the efeO gene encoding iron uptake system protein EfeO — translation MMIHFRRNALRVTVAALLSSAFGAQAADIPQVKVTVNDKQCEPMQVTVNAGKTQFIIQNHSQKALEWEILKGVMVVEERENIAPGFTQKLTANLQPGEYDMTCGLLTNPKGKLIVTGAATKDAAKADAVLSLGEAITAYKTYVTAETAQLVSGTKAFTDAVKAGDIEKAKALYAPTRQHYERIEPIAELFSDLDGSIDAREDDFEKKAEDPKFTGFHRLEKALFGDNSVKGMEKYADQLNSDVLELQKRISELAFPPSKVVGGAAGLIEEVAASKISGEEDRYSHTDLWDFQANIDGAQKIVDLLRPQLQKENSALLAKVDANFKKVDSILSKYRTKDGFETYDKLTTADRNALKGPITTLAEDLAQLRGILGLD, via the coding sequence ATGATGATTCATTTTCGCCGTAATGCGCTGCGGGTGACTGTGGCCGCGCTGCTCAGCTCTGCATTCGGTGCTCAGGCTGCGGATATCCCGCAGGTGAAAGTCACTGTCAATGATAAACAGTGCGAGCCGATGCAGGTAACCGTTAATGCGGGCAAAACCCAGTTTATTATTCAGAACCACAGCCAGAAAGCGCTGGAGTGGGAGATTCTGAAAGGGGTGATGGTGGTGGAAGAGCGTGAAAACATCGCGCCGGGCTTTACCCAGAAGCTCACCGCGAACCTGCAGCCGGGTGAATATGACATGACCTGCGGCCTGCTCACCAACCCGAAAGGCAAACTTATCGTTACCGGCGCCGCCACCAAAGACGCGGCGAAAGCCGATGCGGTGCTGAGCCTCGGCGAAGCGATCACCGCTTATAAAACCTATGTGACGGCGGAAACCGCGCAGCTGGTCAGCGGTACTAAAGCCTTTACCGACGCGGTGAAAGCCGGCGATATCGAAAAAGCGAAAGCCCTGTACGCCCCAACCCGTCAGCACTACGAGCGCATCGAGCCCATTGCCGAGCTGTTCTCTGATCTTGACGGAAGCATCGACGCCCGCGAAGACGACTTCGAGAAAAAAGCAGAAGATCCGAAATTCACCGGTTTCCACCGTCTGGAAAAAGCGCTGTTTGGCGATAACAGCGTCAAGGGCATGGAAAAATATGCCGATCAGCTGAACAGCGATGTGCTGGAGCTGCAAAAACGCATCAGCGAGCTGGCATTCCCGCCATCAAAAGTGGTGGGCGGCGCGGCAGGATTAATTGAGGAAGTCGCGGCCAGCAAGATCAGCGGTGAAGAAGATCGCTACAGCCATACCGATCTGTGGGACTTCCAGGCCAACATTGACGGCGCGCAGAAAATTGTCGACCTGCTGCGCCCGCAGCTGCAAAAAGAGAACAGCGCGCTGCTGGCGAAAGTGGACGCCAACTTTAAGAAAGTGGACAGCATCCTCAGCAAATATCGCACCAAAGACGGTTTCGAGACCTACGATAAGCTGACCACCGCTGACCGTAATGCGCTGAAAGGGCCGATCACCACCCTGGCGGAAGATCTGGCTCAGCTGCGCGGGATCCTGGGGCTGGACTAA
- the efeU gene encoding iron uptake transporter permease EfeU has translation MFVPFLIMLREGLEAALIVSLIASYLKRTQRGNWIAVMWIGVILAAALCLGLGIFINETTGEFPQREQELFEGIVAVIAVVILTWMVFWMRNVSRNVKQQLEQAVDKALQRGNHHGWALVMMVFFAVAREGLESVFFLLAAFQQDVGIWPPLGALLGLATAIVLGFLLYWGGIRLNLGVFFKWTSLFILLVAAGLAAGAIRAFHEAGLWNLFQDTAFDLSNVLSTHTLFGTLLEGIFGYQEAPSVSEVTVYLLYLIPALVMFALPPRNNTTASRAA, from the coding sequence ATGTTTGTCCCATTTCTCATTATGTTACGCGAAGGCCTTGAGGCTGCGCTGATTGTCAGCCTGATCGCCAGCTATCTGAAACGCACCCAGCGCGGAAACTGGATTGCCGTGATGTGGATTGGCGTGATCCTCGCAGCGGCGCTGTGTCTTGGCTTAGGCATTTTTATCAACGAAACCACCGGTGAATTTCCTCAGCGCGAACAGGAACTGTTCGAAGGGATCGTCGCGGTCATCGCGGTGGTGATCCTGACGTGGATGGTCTTCTGGATGCGCAATGTTTCGCGCAACGTCAAACAGCAGCTGGAGCAGGCCGTGGACAAGGCGCTGCAGCGCGGCAATCACCATGGCTGGGCGCTGGTGATGATGGTCTTTTTCGCGGTTGCCCGTGAGGGGCTGGAGTCGGTCTTCTTTCTGCTGGCGGCATTCCAGCAGGACGTTGGCATCTGGCCGCCGCTGGGGGCGTTGCTGGGTCTGGCAACGGCGATTGTGCTGGGCTTCCTGCTCTACTGGGGCGGTATCCGCCTCAACCTCGGTGTGTTCTTCAAATGGACCAGCCTGTTTATCCTGCTGGTGGCCGCTGGCCTGGCCGCGGGGGCGATCCGCGCTTTCCACGAGGCCGGCCTGTGGAACCTGTTCCAGGATACCGCCTTCGATCTGAGTAACGTGCTGTCAACGCATACGCTGTTCGGCACGCTGCTGGAGGGGATCTTTGGCTACCAGGAGGCCCCGAGCGTCAGCGAAGTGACTGTTTATCTGCTTTACCTGATCCCGGCGCTGGTGATGTTTGCCCTGCCGCCGCGGAATAATACGACTGCCTCGCGGGCCGCCTGA
- a CDS encoding NupC/NupG family nucleoside CNT transporter has translation MTALFHFLLALVVILALAWLVSYDRQKIRIRYILQLIIIEIALVFFFLHAESGLWLVKNISGFFASLLGFAAEGTNFVFGGMSEKGLAFIFLGVLCPIVFISALIGILQHWRILPIFIRVIGTLLSKVNGMGKLESFNAVSSLILGQSENFIAYKGVLGDLSSRRLFTMAATAMSTVSLSIVGAYMTMLDAKYVVAALILNMFSTFIVLSVINPTRPGSEQEIKLEKLHESQSFFEMLGEYILAGFKVAMIILAMLIGFIALISAINALFATLFGLSFQQILGYVFYPLAWLIGIPLSDALNAGSIMATKLVANEFVAMIELQKIAASMTPRGLGILSVFLVSFANFASIGIIAGAIKGLNEPQGNIVSRFGLRLVYSATLVSLLSASFAGLVL, from the coding sequence ATGACTGCACTTTTTCATTTCCTGCTGGCGCTGGTGGTGATCCTCGCCCTGGCCTGGCTTGTCAGCTATGACAGACAAAAAATTCGTATTCGTTATATTCTCCAGTTGATTATTATCGAAATAGCGCTTGTCTTCTTTTTCCTGCACGCCGAAAGCGGCCTGTGGCTGGTAAAAAATATTTCCGGCTTTTTTGCTTCACTGTTAGGTTTCGCCGCCGAAGGAACCAATTTCGTGTTTGGCGGCATGAGTGAAAAAGGGTTAGCCTTTATTTTCCTGGGCGTCCTGTGTCCGATTGTGTTTATTTCCGCGCTGATTGGTATTCTTCAGCACTGGCGGATCCTGCCGATTTTTATTCGGGTGATTGGTACCCTGTTATCAAAAGTAAACGGCATGGGTAAGCTGGAATCTTTCAACGCCGTCAGCTCGCTGATCCTCGGCCAGTCGGAGAATTTCATCGCCTACAAGGGCGTACTGGGCGACCTCTCCTCACGCCGACTGTTCACCATGGCGGCGACGGCCATGTCGACCGTATCGCTGTCGATTGTCGGCGCCTATATGACCATGCTGGACGCCAAATATGTCGTCGCGGCGCTGATCCTCAATATGTTCAGCACCTTTATCGTGCTGTCGGTGATTAACCCGACGCGGCCGGGCAGCGAGCAGGAAATAAAACTCGAGAAGCTACACGAATCGCAGAGTTTCTTTGAAATGCTCGGGGAATATATTCTGGCCGGCTTTAAAGTGGCGATGATTATTCTGGCGATGCTGATCGGTTTTATCGCTCTGATCAGCGCCATTAACGCGCTGTTCGCCACCCTGTTTGGTCTCAGCTTCCAGCAGATCCTCGGCTACGTCTTCTACCCGCTGGCGTGGCTTATCGGCATCCCGCTGAGCGATGCGCTGAACGCCGGCAGTATTATGGCCACCAAGCTGGTCGCGAACGAATTTGTGGCGATGATTGAGCTACAAAAGATTGCCGCCAGCATGACCCCTCGCGGGCTCGGCATTCTCTCGGTATTCCTGGTGTCGTTTGCTAACTTTGCCTCGATCGGCATTATCGCCGGAGCGATCAAAGGCCTGAATGAACCCCAGGGCAATATCGTCTCCCGCTTCGGCCTGCGGCTGGTGTATAGCGCCACGCTGGTGAGCCTGCTTTCCGCCAGCTTCGCCGGGCTGGTGCTGTAA
- a CDS encoding DUF3574 domain-containing protein, translating into MTFRQGAMALVLAGLLSGCVAGESSSTRAAKPGACPADRSMVQTTLYFGLSRPAGKDITAEEWQQFVDRDVTPRFRDGLTVFDARGQWLGQNGQVVREQSKALMVIHGHDAQSEAGIEALRQGYKSRFAQESVMRVDQPVCVQF; encoded by the coding sequence ATGACGTTCAGACAGGGTGCAATGGCGCTGGTGCTGGCAGGGTTACTCAGCGGCTGCGTGGCGGGGGAAAGTTCGTCGACCCGCGCGGCGAAGCCCGGCGCCTGCCCGGCGGATCGGTCCATGGTGCAAACCACGCTTTATTTCGGCCTGAGCCGCCCGGCGGGGAAAGACATCACTGCTGAAGAGTGGCAGCAGTTTGTCGACCGCGACGTGACGCCGCGTTTTCGCGATGGGCTGACGGTGTTTGATGCCCGCGGTCAGTGGCTGGGCCAGAATGGTCAGGTAGTGCGGGAGCAGAGCAAGGCGCTGATGGTGATCCATGGGCATGACGCGCAGAGCGAGGCCGGTATTGAAGCCCTGCGCCAGGGCTATAAATCACGCTTCGCGCAGGAATCGGTAATGCGTGTCGACCAGCCGGTCTGCGTGCAGTTCTGA
- the putP gene encoding sodium/proline symporter PutP — translation MAISTPMLVTFIVYIFGMVLIGFIAWRSTKNFDDYILGGRSLGPFVTALSAGASDMSGWLLMGLPGAIFLSGISESWIAIGLTLGAWINWKLVAGRLRVHTEVNNNALTLPDYFTGRFEDKSRVLRIISALVILLFFTIYCASGIVAGARLFESTFGMSYETALWAGAAATIIYTFVGGFLAVSWTDTVQASLMIFALILTPVIVIISVGGFGDSLEVIKQKSIENIDMLKGLNFVAIISLMGWGLGYFGQPHILARFMAADSHHSIVHARRISMTWMILCLAGAVAVGFFGIAYFNNNPSLAGAVNQNAERVFIELAQILFNPWIAGILLSAILAAVMSTLSCQLLVCSSAITEDLYKAFLRKNAGQKELVWVGRMMVLVVALVAIALAANPENRVLGLVSYAWAGFGAAFGPVVLFSVMWSRMTRNGALAGMVIGALTVIVWKQFGWLGLYEIIPGFIFGSLGIVVFSLLDKAPSASMQQRFAEADAHYHTPAPVRATAE, via the coding sequence ATGGCTATTAGCACACCGATGCTGGTGACATTTATTGTTTATATTTTTGGTATGGTATTGATAGGGTTTATTGCCTGGCGTTCGACCAAAAACTTCGATGATTATATTCTTGGGGGAAGAAGTCTGGGGCCATTTGTGACCGCGCTTTCCGCAGGGGCGTCGGATATGAGCGGCTGGCTGCTGATGGGCCTGCCGGGGGCGATTTTCCTCTCCGGGATTTCCGAAAGCTGGATCGCCATTGGCTTAACGCTGGGGGCGTGGATTAACTGGAAGCTGGTGGCCGGTCGCCTGCGCGTGCATACCGAGGTGAATAATAACGCCCTGACGCTGCCCGATTATTTTACCGGCCGTTTTGAAGATAAAAGCCGGGTGCTGAGAATTATTTCGGCGCTGGTTATTCTGCTGTTCTTTACCATCTATTGTGCCTCGGGAATTGTGGCGGGGGCGCGTCTGTTTGAAAGCACCTTCGGTATGAGTTATGAAACCGCGCTGTGGGCCGGGGCGGCGGCAACGATTATCTATACTTTCGTCGGCGGCTTCCTCGCCGTCAGCTGGACCGATACCGTGCAGGCCAGCCTGATGATTTTTGCCCTGATCCTCACCCCGGTGATCGTCATTATTTCCGTCGGCGGCTTTGGTGATTCGCTGGAAGTCATTAAGCAAAAGAGCATCGAAAATATCGACATGCTTAAAGGGCTGAACTTCGTGGCGATTATTTCGCTGATGGGCTGGGGACTGGGCTATTTCGGCCAGCCGCATATTCTGGCGCGCTTTATGGCGGCGGATTCGCACCACAGTATCGTTCACGCGCGTCGCATCAGTATGACCTGGATGATCCTGTGCCTGGCGGGTGCGGTGGCGGTCGGCTTCTTTGGTATCGCCTACTTCAATAACAACCCGAGCCTGGCGGGCGCGGTGAACCAGAACGCCGAGCGCGTGTTTATCGAACTGGCGCAAATCCTGTTTAACCCGTGGATTGCCGGGATCCTGCTGTCGGCGATTCTGGCGGCGGTGATGTCCACCCTGAGCTGTCAGCTGCTGGTCTGCTCCAGCGCAATTACCGAAGACCTGTATAAAGCGTTCCTGCGCAAAAACGCCGGCCAGAAAGAGCTGGTGTGGGTGGGCCGTATGATGGTGCTGGTGGTGGCTCTGGTGGCGATTGCCCTGGCGGCCAATCCGGAAAACCGCGTGCTGGGTCTGGTGAGCTACGCCTGGGCTGGCTTCGGCGCCGCCTTTGGCCCGGTGGTCCTGTTCTCGGTGATGTGGTCACGCATGACCCGTAACGGCGCGCTGGCCGGGATGGTGATTGGCGCCCTGACCGTGATCGTCTGGAAGCAATTTGGCTGGCTGGGCCTGTATGAAATTATTCCGGGCTTTATCTTCGGTAGCCTGGGAATTGTGGTCTTCAGCCTGCTGGATAAAGCGCCGTCGGCCAGCATGCAGCAGCGCTTCGCCGAAGCGGATGCCCACTACCATACGCCGGCGCCGGTACGTGCCACGGCTGAATAA